A genome region from uncultured Roseibium sp. includes the following:
- the hisB gene encoding imidazoleglycerol-phosphate dehydratase HisB — protein MRTAKISRNTKETRISVELNLDGTGAYDVATGVGFFDHMLEQLARHSLIDITVRAEGDTHIDFHHTVEDTGIALGQAISEALGDMAGITRYADTHLAMDEALTRCALDVSGRPFLVWDVTFDRDKVGDFDTELFEEFFRAFAMNAGITLHIANLYGANCHHIAETCFKAVARTLRKAVEIDPRQADRVPTTKGQLGG, from the coding sequence ATGCGCACAGCGAAAATCTCGCGCAACACCAAGGAAACCCGCATTTCCGTCGAACTGAATCTCGATGGCACGGGCGCCTATGACGTGGCGACCGGCGTCGGATTTTTCGACCATATGCTGGAGCAGCTTGCGCGCCATTCGCTGATCGACATCACCGTCCGCGCCGAGGGCGACACCCATATCGACTTCCACCACACGGTGGAAGACACCGGCATCGCGCTGGGTCAGGCGATTTCCGAGGCGCTCGGCGACATGGCTGGCATCACCCGCTATGCCGACACCCACCTTGCCATGGACGAAGCACTGACCCGCTGCGCGCTCGACGTTTCCGGACGGCCGTTCCTGGTCTGGGACGTGACCTTCGACCGGGACAAGGTCGGCGACTTCGACACGGAACTCTTCGAGGAGTTTTTCCGCGCCTTTGCGATGAACGCCGGGATCACGCTGCATATCGCCAACCTTTACGGCGCCAACTGCCACCACATCGCCGAAACCTGCTTCAAGGCGGTCGCCCGCACCCTGCGCAAGGCCGTGGAGATCGATCCGCGCCAGGCCGACCGGGTGCCGACCACCAAGGGCCAGCTTGGGGGCTAA
- the dgt gene encoding dGTP triphosphohydrolase: MDWARLLDGLRLQDPTYAERPNRPTYVQDSDRITFSAPFRRLANKTQVHPLYENDHIHHRLIHSLETSSVGRSLGMEVGDWLEQQQAVPAGERHKIAGIIGTACLAHDIGNPPFGHSGEEAIGQWFAEKFASGEPLFSELDQDLRLEFEKFEGNAQGFRILTRLEMYRNEGGMRLSRGVLGAFSKYPVTARVQDQVKSDYCGLKKFGVFESEFEQFCEVAKAVGLPSETHDSQTWWRRHPLVFLVEAADDICYNILDLEDAFTSGDLSAETVIGHLEPVTGKSNQDLSDMAAPDRIAYARARGIGIAISACVEAFKENYAPIMDGTFSGALIDKSAKAEEFNNIKNLAKERLFTSPRKTELEVQGRNSVHRVLDGISGIYVRLQEVGWDAEKLDSYHRQLIKAAGVDIRDVTTPYTALHSLADYVSGMTDRFAVKTARMLSGI, from the coding sequence GTGGATTGGGCCCGTTTGCTGGATGGACTTCGCCTTCAGGACCCTACCTACGCCGAGCGGCCCAATCGTCCGACCTACGTTCAGGATTCCGACCGCATCACGTTCTCTGCGCCGTTCCGGCGGCTGGCGAACAAGACCCAGGTCCATCCGCTTTACGAAAACGATCACATTCACCACCGGCTGATCCACAGTCTCGAGACGAGCAGCGTCGGCCGGTCGCTCGGCATGGAGGTCGGTGACTGGCTGGAGCAGCAACAGGCCGTTCCGGCCGGAGAACGGCACAAGATTGCGGGCATTATCGGCACCGCCTGTCTGGCCCACGACATCGGCAATCCGCCTTTCGGCCATTCCGGAGAAGAAGCGATCGGCCAGTGGTTTGCGGAAAAATTCGCCTCGGGGGAGCCGCTCTTTTCCGAGCTCGACCAGGACCTGCGGCTGGAGTTCGAAAAATTCGAGGGCAATGCGCAAGGGTTCCGCATCCTCACGCGACTGGAAATGTACCGGAACGAAGGCGGCATGCGTCTGTCCCGCGGCGTGCTTGGCGCTTTCAGCAAGTATCCGGTGACTGCGCGCGTCCAGGATCAGGTGAAAAGCGATTACTGCGGATTGAAGAAGTTCGGCGTTTTCGAGAGTGAATTCGAGCAATTTTGCGAAGTTGCGAAGGCCGTCGGGCTACCTTCGGAAACGCATGACAGCCAAACCTGGTGGCGCCGTCATCCATTGGTGTTCCTCGTCGAGGCCGCCGACGACATCTGCTACAATATCCTGGATCTGGAGGACGCTTTTACGTCCGGCGATCTCTCCGCCGAGACCGTGATCGGGCACCTGGAACCCGTTACGGGCAAATCCAATCAGGATCTGTCTGACATGGCCGCCCCGGACCGCATCGCCTATGCACGGGCAAGGGGCATCGGCATCGCAATTTCCGCCTGCGTCGAGGCCTTCAAGGAGAATTACGCGCCGATCATGGACGGCACCTTCTCCGGTGCCCTGATCGACAAGTCCGCCAAGGCAGAAGAATTCAACAACATCAAGAACCTGGCCAAAGAGCGCCTGTTCACGTCACCGCGGAAGACGGAGCTGGAGGTTCAGGGCCGTAACTCGGTGCATCGTGTCCTGGACGGCATTTCAGGCATCTACGTCAGGCTACAGGAGGTCGGCTGGGATGCGGAGAAACTCGATTCCTATCATCGGCAACTCATCAAGGCTGCCGGCGTCGATATCCGCGACGTGACGACGCCCTACACCGCCCTGCATTCCCTTGCCGACTATGTCTCCGGCATGACCGACCGCTTTGCGGTCAAGACCGCCCGGATGCTGTCGGGGATCTAG
- the hisH gene encoding imidazole glycerol phosphate synthase subunit HisH, translating to MSIAIIDYGSGNLRSAAKAFERAARDHALNPDVVVTADPDHVLKADRVVLPGVGAFADCKRGLAAVDGMIDALEEAVRVQGKPFLGICVGMQLMAARGLEFETVDGLGWVEGDVVEMTPSDASLKIPHMGWNTINVRPGGHPVLKDVDTGPDGLHAYFVHSYHFACTRAEDRLATFDYGGTFTAMVAKDNMVGTQFHPEKSQRLGLALIANFLDWTP from the coding sequence ATGAGCATTGCCATTATCGATTACGGCTCGGGGAACCTGCGTTCCGCGGCCAAGGCATTCGAGCGCGCCGCCCGCGATCATGCCCTGAACCCGGACGTTGTAGTTACGGCCGATCCGGACCACGTCCTCAAGGCGGATCGCGTGGTCCTTCCGGGTGTCGGCGCCTTTGCCGATTGTAAGCGCGGCCTTGCCGCCGTCGACGGCATGATCGACGCGCTGGAGGAAGCCGTCCGGGTTCAGGGAAAGCCGTTCCTGGGGATTTGCGTCGGCATGCAGCTGATGGCGGCACGCGGGTTGGAATTCGAGACCGTGGACGGGCTCGGTTGGGTCGAGGGTGATGTCGTCGAGATGACGCCGTCAGACGCGTCCCTGAAGATCCCGCACATGGGCTGGAACACGATCAACGTCCGCCCCGGCGGCCATCCGGTTCTGAAGGATGTCGATACCGGACCGGACGGGCTGCATGCGTATTTCGTCCATTCCTATCACTTCGCCTGCACCCGCGCCGAAGACCGCCTGGCGACCTTCGACTACGGCGGAACGTTCACGGCGATGGTGGCGAAGGACAACATGGTCGGCACCCAGTTCCACCCGGAAAAGAGCCAGCGGCTCGGGCTGGCGCTGATCGCCAACTTCCTGGACTGGACGCCTTGA
- a CDS encoding DUF2628 domain-containing protein, which yields MSTYMVMAPPDVKDPVASPEAADRLVFIADRFSWFAFGFSIIYLLWHRMWLVLLGYLVVATALELSVSMLGDAAPAVATLAISLLFAFEANGLRRWTLERKGWRMIAVTCGANVEEAELRFFRGLDDGTTEPPPPPPSLHPTAQPIIPRIGTEHVVGLTFGQETRR from the coding sequence ATGAGCACCTATATGGTGATGGCACCGCCGGATGTGAAAGATCCGGTGGCCAGCCCGGAAGCGGCGGACCGGCTTGTCTTCATTGCCGACCGCTTTTCCTGGTTCGCCTTCGGCTTTTCCATAATCTACCTGCTGTGGCACAGGATGTGGCTGGTTCTGCTCGGCTATCTGGTCGTCGCAACCGCCCTGGAGCTATCGGTATCGATGCTCGGGGATGCCGCGCCTGCGGTTGCCACCCTGGCGATCTCGCTGTTGTTTGCCTTCGAGGCCAATGGCCTGCGCCGCTGGACGCTCGAGCGCAAAGGCTGGCGCATGATCGCCGTTACCTGCGGCGCCAATGTTGAGGAAGCAGAACTGCGGTTCTTCCGCGGATTGGACGATGGCACGACGGAACCGCCGCCCCCGCCGCCTTCACTGCATCCGACCGCTCAGCCGATCATCCCCCGGATCGGAACCGAACATGTCGTTGGCCTGACATTTGGCCAGGAGACCCGAAGATGA
- the pyrF gene encoding orotidine-5'-phosphate decarboxylase: MTVSPFKPATARERLMLPLDVPTVEEGRALVEKTTGAVGIYKIGMELQFAGGLELARQLAADGHQIFLDVKLHDIDNTIFSAVRNVAKMGMRFMTLHAYPKTMRAAVQAIREDGVTDLCLLGVTVLTSMDDDDLHDAGYRGRVAELVAKRAADARVAGMAGIVCSPQEATAMRHILGDELVMVTPGIRPAGSAAGDQKRIMTPGDAIRAGSDYLVVGRPISKADDPRAAAEAVVAEIEEALA; encoded by the coding sequence ATGACCGTGAGCCCTTTCAAGCCTGCAACCGCCCGCGAACGCCTGATGCTGCCGCTGGATGTGCCGACAGTGGAAGAGGGGAGGGCCCTGGTCGAAAAGACCACCGGCGCGGTCGGGATCTACAAGATCGGCATGGAGCTGCAGTTCGCCGGCGGACTGGAGCTGGCGCGACAACTGGCGGCGGACGGTCACCAGATCTTCCTCGATGTGAAACTGCACGATATCGACAACACCATCTTCAGTGCGGTCCGCAATGTCGCCAAGATGGGCATGCGTTTCATGACGCTGCATGCCTACCCGAAGACCATGCGCGCGGCGGTCCAGGCGATCCGGGAAGACGGCGTGACGGATCTCTGCCTGCTCGGCGTGACGGTGCTCACCTCCATGGACGATGACGACCTGCACGATGCGGGCTATCGGGGCAGAGTGGCGGAACTGGTGGCAAAACGCGCCGCCGATGCACGGGTTGCGGGCATGGCCGGTATCGTCTGCTCGCCCCAGGAAGCAACCGCCATGCGGCATATTCTGGGCGACGAACTGGTCATGGTGACCCCGGGTATCCGTCCGGCCGGCAGTGCGGCGGGAGACCAGAAACGGATCATGACCCCGGGCGATGCCATTCGCGCCGGCAGCGACTATCTCGTCGTCGGCCGTCCGATCTCGAAGGCCGACGATCCCCGAGCCGCGGCGGAAGCGGTTGTCGCGGAGATCGAGGAAGCCCTGGCCTGA